A genomic segment from Nicotiana tabacum cultivar K326 chromosome 7, ASM71507v2, whole genome shotgun sequence encodes:
- the LOC142162162 gene encoding putative protein FAR1-RELATED SEQUENCE 10 — MPMEKHASKVLTPFSFKLLQDDMILSVEYGLFPHSDGSYLMRHYNKTNGGHFVYWNSIEEVVQCSCQEFEFSGILCRHSIQVLSAHNYFMLPDKYLLARWRQENPLVLKFTHMMKSNNDNNEFQSLYATFRDLTLESIKTKGRLEYAKKELQRVLQIVQYFSENDHMGEENEHVSFSQSIESNSLDEDYHIENPQQSQTEGRKKGKRLVGGIEAAKKLRYCKVPNCGGTGHDSRNCPLKTKITEIPAIQSPNK, encoded by the coding sequence ATGCCGATGGAGAAACATGCATCAAAAGTTCTCACGCCCTTTTCCTTCAAGTTGTTACAAGATGATATGATACTTTCTGTTGAGTATGGTCTATTTCCACATAGTGATGGATCATATCTTATGCGTCACTACAACAAAACAAATGGTGGACATTTTGTCTATTGGAATTCAATAGAAGAGGTTGTTCAATGTTCTTGCCAAGAGTTTGAATTTTCAGGAATTTTGTGCAGGCATTCTATTCAAGTACTTAGTGCTCATAACTATTTTATGTTGCCTGATAAATATTTGTTGGCTAGGTGGAGGCAAGAAAATCCACTGGTTCTAAagtttactcatatgatgaaatCTAATAATGATAACAACGAGTTTCAGAGTCTTTATGCTACATTCAGAGATTTGACTCTTGAATCAATAAAGACAAAAGGTCGTCTTGAATATGCTAAGAAGGAATTGCAAAGAGTGCTGCAAATTGTTCAATATTTTTCTGAAAATGATCATATGGGTGAAGAGAATGAACATGTTTCTTTTAGTCAATCTATAGAGAGCAATTCTCTAGATGAAGATTATCACATTGAAAATCCACAACAATCTCAGACAGAgggaagaaaaaaaggaaaaaggttaGTTGGGGGCATTGAAGCTGCAAAGAAACTAAGATATTGCAAGGTTCCTAATTGTGGTGGAACTGGCCATGACTCAAGAAATTGTCCACTGAAAACGAAAATTACAGAAATCCCAGCAATTCAATCTCCTAACAAGTAA